CTGTGAACGAGCTGCTTCTGACCTGGATTAGACGCTGCACCCTCTGTTACCCCTGGATTACTTTACTGTACTGAAAAGGACTTGAAAATAGCTATTTGCAATAGCAACATTTGAATTATTATTTGCATGAATAAACTGTTTATTCTTGCTATTTTACTGTATTTGTTCAAATGACTTACTGCTGCATTTCTCACCTTCTGGCTATGGGAGATGTGTATtatttaatattaatattagGCCTATATTATGTAAAGATCATGACCAATCCTGACCCCATTGTTAGCCTTACATTCCCTGTTGTTGGACAGAAGAATAGGACACGGCCAGCATAGCATTTCAAACACAAAGGTTTAGATCATTGTTCATATTATATATAGAAAAACACATAAGTAGTAGACTAGGCTTTACTCTATGCATATTGTGTTATCATTTTTTCAAGTATCAAGTTTCCATACAATTGTATTAAATGCAGGgccggttctacacgggggcctataGGGGCTAGtacccctgtaaaaatgtccctgccccccccccccccccctttttttacaCAGTTTTTCATCTTCCAGTAGGctagtcatcatgaaatgaggaatggacattgcagccttttttgccccagtaaataaaaaagtgagagaaacagagagccagagccgtttgtaagATTAAATGTGGATTTAATGTGGAGCAAAATGTAAGTATTCAtctgtgcccctctgattaaacactgccccttgccccccccccgcccccccccccccccacactgccccttGGCCCCCACAGTAAAATGTGTTTAGAACCGCCACTGATTAAATGAATGGTGGAATCAGACAGAATATGCAACCTCCACAACACTgaaatcacatgtgaatgtgtttgttggCTGTTTGAAAACAACGAATCCCACAATGCAACTATTTTCCTTCTTCGTAATTGGTTGTCCTACTGAATGCAGCTATTGGTTGCCCTTGAGTAGGCTCCACCTTATTGGTGAATTAAACCAGATTCAAGAACTTGCACAGCCTGCACGGCGTTCTTTGACCTGAAGTCAGCGACGTGAACGGTAAATTGGAAAATTATTAGTTTGAGCTGTAGCGAGGCGTATATAGTAAGCTACAGTAAAACATGACTTTCTGAACATGAAGACTTTCCAACATAAGACGTATTCTTTGTTATATCAGTCTAGTTAATGGTCAAAGTAATTTATCTTGAATTTGATTAACTTGTATAGTACTTGAAGCTAGCTAAcggatttgctagctaaccatttCCCACGTGGTTCTCTGCTGCCTGCTAGTGctacacatttatttatactaCGCTCATTCATTTAATTCACAGATCACACAGGTGGAAGTGAAAGTATTTTCACCAGACTTGTGACGTTGGCGTACACGATCAAAGATTATGGTGAACCCCAGCGCTAAACCACGTGAGGCACCAAGTATGAAGCCGGTGAGTTCTCAATTGTTTTACGTTCAACTAGTAAAATTGGTGATTATGATGACTAATTTTTTTTCCCCAACATATCGACAGTGTTGACTACCCAGAAATTTAAGCCAAATGGACTGAATCATCAATTGCTCTTGTTTGCATATTCTACCACATCAGAATACTTCTAATGTGTTAATCTAATTTATTTTAGGCCTTTGATCCAGACTGAAGTACTCCATGGAATAACAAATGAACAGATTATGGTGAGTACTGAGTAAACTACGTATCTTTATGTACGTAAATGCCTGTATGATTGTGTGGACGTCAGTAACACTTACTTTGCTGCATTTCTGCAGATGTGATCAACGGAGGCATCCCCACATGTGGCAGGTAAGAATATGGCACATAACACTAAATTGTGATGcgttcccccaccccctcaacaGTTGACTGTGACTACTTGGCCATTAATCTCATCTACCCGCTTTTTATCTTTCAGGTGTTCTCCGTCACATCAATGACCATTGTTGGAATCTGAAGTCGGCCATATTCTCTGAAGGTACTATCAAATGTTTACAGAATAACAGCATGTTATCCCCCCGTCTGGACTTGCTGCTGACTGTATGATGACTGATCTTTTTTCCCCAGCAGATCGACCCTGTTGACTTCCTGTTTATTTTAAGCCAATGTAGTCTGACACATCAGCCAGCAACACCAGTAGCTTTGTAGCACTTGTTGGGAGTATGGTCTCATCCAGTTTTCTTTTGCAGACCTGCTGAGCGGGTGTAAGGTGTCCCGAAACTAACTAAGATTGGGCCACTAAGGTATACCATTGCTTTGTCCCTAACGGTTTTACATGCAATAACTTTGACATGGTGTCAGTGATGACTAGACTTTTTTCCCCATCAGATCGACTATGTTGACTATCTTTTGATTTCAAAGCCAAATAAATCTAATGCACCAGTAATTCATCCTTTTCATAGCTTGTTTAGTTGTGGTCCTCGTTCACTAAAATGCATctttttaaattttattttagATTTGGAGGACTTCGAATCTGCTCTGGACTCTGGGTCAGGGTTGAGGATGTTAAACTCGAAAGGATTTTGAGTTTGTAATTCCTACTAGATATTCGTGGTGAGATTATGCATTGGGAAATGCTAAATTAGATCATCCTCTTTTATATGAACGGGGCATTTGCATGATACAGGCTCAAATTATGCAATGTATCCATACAGTATATTGTTTTCTATCCATTTTGTTTGTTGCAGTGCACTTCATTTATAGATACAGAAATAAAATGGACACTTGTGTTACAGCCTCTTTTTATATGAGATGATTCATATTAACCTGATGTATGCAAATGTTAAAATTAATAATTTAAGTGAATTAAATTTGGTGCAAATGTGTGCTATGCTTCAATAGTGTCACTTACGTAAGGTCAATTTATGTTTTGCAAAGGTAAATAAACTAATGTGTATAAATAATGTAAATGGTTTTGGGTTTCCTTTATGGGTCACTGTTTTAACAAGgaagtagcctacattaaaGGGCAAAAAAGACCTGTAGAAGGGCTAAATGATCTTGGCAACCAGGTAGTTTTGATTTTTTAATTACATGAGTGGGAAGCATCGGTCTACATTTCCAtaaaacatttcattttaattatGAAAGACTGAAGTGCCATAAAACATCCTGTGACTAATTCTTACACTGAGCCCTATTAATTGATCTCCCTTTCATAACTCTTAAAATTATTGCGTATGACAGGATGACTGCTGGTAGCCACCAATAGAAAAGCTTTTGTCATGCTCACGAGTCGGAGTTGGGTCGTCAATCCTACTGTAATCAGTAAGATCAGGAGACCGCTGCAGGCTCACGAGTTGGGTAGTCAATCCTACTGTAATCAGACAAAAGCTTTTCAATTGGTGCCCACCAGCAGTCATCCTAATCCCATGGGTTGAAGTTACATAAAATGTCCATCCAATCCCAGGTCGCATGGAACAACAACAAATAGCCAAAGCTTGACGGTCTCTACTTGTTTGCGTTGCCCTCTGCATCCTGACCCATAAGGCTATTATTAGATTCTCAACCTGGATGTAAAATACAGCAACATGATTGTGCTCGTAGACCTATTGTTGATGCTCATAGATGTAACTATCTCCATTCTCAGTGCCATAGTCCAGACTGTCATACGGCCGCGGTTGAAGTGCATTGATGGAGAGCTCTGTCTAATCACAGGGGCCGGGGGGGCGCTGGGTCGTTTGTTCGCTCTGGAGTTCGCCAAAGAAGGGGCGCATCTTGTTCTCTGGGACTGTAATGCTGATGCCAACAAGCAGACCGCTAAACTTGCTCGGGAACTGGGTGTCAAGGTGCACACCTATACTGTGGACCTTGCGCGCCGGCAGAACATTTATGAAACAGCGGAGCTGGTCCGACGCGAGGTAGGGGATGTCACTATAGTGGTGAACAACGCGGGGGTGGTATCCGGACGGAGGCTGCTGGACTGTCCGGATGAGCTGCTGGAGAGGACTCTTTTGGTGAACTGCCATGCGCTGTTTTGGGTAAAGTTCAAAAAACCCAAATTATGAATTGTTATTGCatcttaaaaagaaagaaaaatatacGAATACTATAACAGAAACTAAAGCGTCGAACGAATGACGTAAATGGGGCTGATTTAACGGGCCACTGTTGAGCTGCCTGTGTTTGCTCACTGAGGTGTGATGAAAAGCGCAGCCGCCTGAAAGCAAACACCACCTCAGGACATGAAGGCAAATGTCCAAAAAAGAGAGATTTATGATGTCAGCCCGACTGTAGCTTGATGTCCCTTTCGCGTTCTTTCTTAGGCACTAGCGAGACCTCAGATCATGAAAGAATGTGACCTCCAATTAGAAATGTGATTCTCTCAATATGATCCTCTTACTATAACCTCAGCCTGATGTTCAAAAGAATGAAGGAATAAGCTCCCATAGCACATCATCCTCTTATATTTGACTTTACTGTGTGACAACAGGCCCACCCTAAAATTTACAGAACCAGCTGACTGGTTGGcttatgcatgcttggctacaGATCAGAGTGGGGAGGCACTACAGGAATCATGGATCCCCATGGTTCCCTACACAGTTGggtaatgactaaatgtgtgtgtgtgtgtgtgtttttctctcatACAATAGATGACCAAAGCCTTCCTGCCTCAGATGAAAGCTAAGAACCATGGCCACATGGTGACCATAGCGAGTGCCCTGGGCCTCTTCAGCACAGCCTGCGTGGAGGTGAGGTTGGAGAACTTCCGTAGATGACGATGGCTTATTGAGTGTAGATGATAGTATGGAGTGTATTTATTGACGATAAAATAAGTGACTGGAATGAgtttccccctttctctttcccccttccAGGATTACTGTGCCAGTAAATTTGGGGCTGTCGGTTTCCACGAGTCATTGACCCATGAGCTGCAGGTGGAGGGTTTGGACGGCATCAAAACCACTCTGGTCTGTCCTTACATCGTGGACACGGGGATGTTCGCTGGCTGCGAGATCAGGCAAGACACCTCCATTACTTTGCTCGCTGCATTTTTGTATTGGTGCCCCTTATCGAGAACAACTGCGATACGTACCATGTATGCTATATGGTCAATTGCATGTGGACACTCATACGCTCAGTATGCAGACTCCTGCTTCTTGAACCTCATTCCAAAACCATAGGCATTCATATGGACATGGATCCCACTTGGTTTCCATAGCTGCAGGGGATGTCCAAGCTCATAAACAATAGAGTGACGATCAGCTGTCCAGCGTACACGTTGCTCCGTCACCACCTGCTGCACGCAATGTGTATGTCACCGATGAGGATAGTGTCTGCTATAACTGAATAGAGGTATTTGTGGATCTCTGTGAACCCCACCCTCAGGAAGGAGCTGCAGGGCCTGATTCCTCCCCTGGATCCCCTCTACACGGTGCAACAGTCCATGAACGCCATCCTGGGAGAGCAGCACATGATCTGCATTCCACGCCTCATGTATCTTCCCTTTGTCTCGCGGGCGTAAGTACGGCGTCCTCTACCCTCGGAGCCGTCACCGGACTGACGGACGGACCGGGGGCGGGAGGTCCTCCCGTCTAGCAGCCGTGTGTTCAAGCCCCTAGACCTTGACCCTGTGGTAACTGTGCACCTGCTTTCCCTTCGCAGTCTGCTGCCGTGGGAGGCCAACGTGGCGACGTACCGCTTCATGGGCGGTGACAAGTGCATGATGCCCTTCATtaagaacatggagcagaggaCCGCCAATGGCCACGTCAAATCCTCCTAAGGCCCCTGCTGTCTGACTGAATGACTGCCATTCGCAAATGAATCAACGGACCACTTCTACACACCACATGCTTATGTGAGAATCTGGCAAAAGGCCAGGGAGAGAACGAGCATCTTCTCACAAGTGGATTCTTAAGTGCGTGTACGACGTCACACGATTATGTGCAGCGACAATTTATGCGATACTTTTAAAGAGGACAATCCTTAGGATGTAGTATACATGTATGCCATGTTATAAAATTAACTGTGCAAATGTCTTAAGAATGTacataataaatacaaatgtcacAGTTTGACTTGACACTGACTGATTCACTATCACCAAGATCATGCTCTGGAGCTTATCAAATGAAAGCATACAGAATCATTACATATCAAACTTGGGCTTGACCTCAACTTGAAATGCAGTAAACAAGCAAAATACACAGATCGTATACAAGTGTCTCTTTTTATTCACATTCGTAGACAGTGCAGAAACTAAGACCAGACAGAAAAAGACAACACTACAAGAACATGCAACGATAACAAAAAATTGAGCTTTGTGTATTGGGCGAAGCAACATCTACAAGCTTCAATAGCCGTGAAGACCAAGAAGTTCAAACGGTTGAAAAACAAGGACAAAGGAAACACTTCTGCTTTGATTCTGCTGAAGAGGCTTGTGTCACCACCAGGTCAACCGAGGCAGCAGCTATATGGGTGATGGTTGTTAACAAGGTCGACTAGTCCTACCAAACATGATGTTTGAAATCGTGTTAATGAAGCCAGCCTCAAACAACTTGCCTTTACCACAGCAAGCATTATTTTATGGGTGAAAAACACACCATCCcataacaaagaaaaaaagtgttGTTCAATGAGGAGCTCGATATGGGAAACTTCAGATCCGCTTCTTTCTGTTTCGATAGTCCACTTAAAACCCTTTAAAATCCCAATAAGTACTAGATGAGCCCGTCGGTCGCACAGTTCGGGTGTCCATCATGAGTGTGTTTGGTCAGTCTTTCGTTCACTCAGGTCTGTAGCAGTCAGTCCCAGTCCCAATGTGGCACCGCGATGGAGTCACAAGCTGCACACTTCCTGTGCGGTGCATCCTGGTCTTGAAGTGGTGGTGACCGTCAGGGGGGCCGGCATCAGACCAGTTGCACGGTGGCAGCCTGCAGGTAGCCCTGGAGGTACTGGAGCGCCTCCGAGTTCAGACTGGTGCTCAGCATGGAGGGAACCTGGCAGGAGACAAGAGGCTCGCTTACTATCCAGAGGCCACGCCTCCAAACAGCACCACACGCCTCCAAACGCCaccacactgtactgtactgtgtctgTACTAATCCCACCCCCCCAGACTTACCCGTCCAGGGCAGGCCGTGGAGAGCTTGTAGAGGGACTGGGCCAGCAGGATCTTGGGGTTGCTGACAGCCTCTCCTATGGGGTCATGCTCCTTCTTGCCAGCGAAGGCGAGCTGGGAGAAGGCCGTCTGGTAACCGGGCGTGTCCTCGATGTCTATGAAGTGCTCGTCGTCGGGGATGCTGTCATCCTCGGGGAGCTCGAACAGACCAATCAGAGCCTGGAGGAGCGGGGTCCTGGAGAGCGGGAGGGTGGATCCGTTAACCTAGACACATCTCCAAAACAGCaccacgtgtctgtgtgtgtgtgtgtgtgccgtccaGGTGTGTTCCTCACCAGAGCTTGGTGTACTCGGTGTCCATCATGGCGGGGCACTCCGTCAGGACCTTGGTGATGCCCACGGCACAGATCTTCTTCTCCACTGGCCCAGACACCTTCTGCACCTCAGGGATGATGAtcttctccagcaccatgcCAAACATCCTGGGAGGGAAAACTCTGGTCATCAGGAGCTCTGGAACAGTGTGGACCACGCGGCCCCAGACAGCGGGTTCGGAGGTAGCGGTTTCTACCACTGCAGTCAGCTGGGTCATACTGAAATAAAGCTTACTGCAGTCTATTCCTGTGATAGTTAGATAGCTTTATTATTGATTTTTATTGATTAAAATATCTAAGTGTGGTTGTGTATTATATCATCCGTCACCAGGGAATAAAGCAGGCCAAATCTAAAAGAGTCATAGGAGCTCCGATCCAACTTCAGCATTCATTCTCAGTTTGTGACAGACTAGCGTGTTTTGCTGGCAGACTAGGATGAAAGATCTAATCAATCAAAGGAAAGTAGAGTTGTGTGTTCaatacagaagaaaaaaaaaacatcaaatcaaTGATGGAAAACGGATGACTCCTGCCAGGGACAGAAATGCACCAGCAGggcccacacacagccactcacTTTGGCTGGATGCTGTCGAATATCTCCTGAAGAGCGATGGCTCCGTACTTGACACAGTACAGGTTGATAAAGACTAGGAAACCTGCGGGGGAGATCACACAGCAGCCACGCGGGACCATTCAAGTTCCTGGATCTTAATAGGAGCCAAACGGGCATGTGAGGTCCGTCTATAAGGTATGAAAAGGCAtgtgatgtggagagagagagggggggatgcaATGCTGGGAGCCGGGACTCACTCTTGATGAACTTGGTGGTCTTGGAGCTCTGCAGCCTTTGGAACAGCAGGATGAATATCTGCTTCCTGTACTGAGTAATGGACTCCctgggagagacacacaaaagACAACATGGCACATAACCCAAAAgcccacagtttttttttatcaaaccaAAAATCCACAGTTTGGAAAATTTGAATTGAATATCACATCCCAGACAGACGTTGTTCTCCACTCACGTTGGCATGTGCTCGATGATGCTGTTGAGCAGGTAGAAACCTTGGTGGTCGTTGGCCTTGGAGGCAATTAGCTTCTGGAACACTCCGAGCAGACCGGGCTGTAGGGGCCAAGACAACAGCTCAACTTCACATTTCTACTTCAAAAACATTTAGTACAGCCACAAAGGAGTGAGCATACAGAAGTGGCTCTAGTTCACTTCCTTCCGCGCTTCTTCCTCAAACAACATCCCTCGCCACCACCTCGTGTCAACGTACTATTTTATCGGCGGCAGAGTTGGCGATGGTGACGCCTCCCTTCTCGAGGTAGGCCTGGAGCAGGCGCACCAGAGGGGGGATGTTGCCCGTTCGCTCCCACAGGACGGGCTGCAGCAGGTGGGGGAACAGGGCCATGTAGGACTCGGGGATGGAGCTGGAGTggatctccaggagcagggacaTCACCTGGAACACGTAGGGCACAAActctgcagggggaggaggaggggagaagggaacacaaacaaaacaaattgaCATTGTATCAAGAATGATGACACGTTAAGAATGTTCGACGTTCTGTTTAGGAGAGCGAAGATCTGGGAGGTGCGAGGCTGCCCACCCTGGACGTCACTCTGGAGGATCTCGGTGAAGACTGGGAAGAGGGCCTCCTCAAAGCTGCTCACGGTGGCAGGATTGGCCTTGCAGGTGATCCTGATGGACAGGCACAGCGACTCAAACAGGTAGTGGTTGAAGTGAGGCTTGCTGGGGTTCTGGAAACAAAAAAAGTGTTACAGAAGACACTAGTCAGCACGGCAGCTTGTGAAGAGGTTTGACTCCAGTTGATGTTTGATCTATGCTTATCTAGGATGTGCAAAATATCATATATGAATATGTAATcaatttaagcaataagccccgagaggccgtggtttacgctgattttagaacaggtaaggggagttgttaggtacaacgcgaagcggagtgccgaaaacccccttacctgttctaaaatcagcgtaaaccacggactcgcggggctcattgcttttctaaaactgttactacaaatatgttatatggtttcatcaataaaaacaattagaaacaaaatggtttaataataaaccgtcatttccccgctactacaaagtatagttcctacataaatcgttgccacgcaactgccagatggacatctttgccgtctttttcaatttgaaatattcgatgcgcagtaatctggaatgttaaagaatgttatgaggacaacctgtgaggttatgctggattttacaacggcatggaatgcgatatagccaatcacaatcaaggataggaacaaccagttttagaaccaCTATTTAGTCACAAGGTCAGTGCATCTAGTCATGTTCACCTTTACACCTTTGTTACTGTTTACTCATTGGAAATTGATTTACCAACTAAGCATTTTACTTTTATTTTGTTCTTAGTATAACTTTGAAGAATTACAGTGAAGTACCATTGAAAAGAAGCCGTTGTGTACGACAATCTCTGTGTAGGACCCATCTCACTAACGAACCCCTTAGGAAACGAGcgctcctccctccaccccagcctacACAGTGCAGCCGGGTGTAGGAGGCTGGCTCCGAGGTGAGTCACGGACGAGAGGCGAGGCCTACCTTGCTGACGAGGAGGAGCTTGTGAGTGAGCTGGCCAATCAGGGTGGGGACGTACGGAACGATGGCTTCCTGCAGCAGGGAGAAGCTCCGCATGATGgctagaggagagacaggagagcgtCAGAGGAAAGAGCTTgtcatcacagacacacattttcGGTCCCCCCCCATTtcaaaagagggggggggtttcATTTCTGGGTTCGGACGAGACGGGAGAGGGTGAATGTAACAGCAGAGCCGCGTGCCTTTCATGATGTATTCGTTCTCGGCGGAGCCGGGGAGAGCCAAGGACTTGAACAGGTGGTTGAGCAGCTGCTCCGTGAACGGGGCCATCTCAGCAGCAGTGATACTACAGAGACAGAAGGACACCAGGAAATACATCCCATTACAACACCCATCCTCCAAAACCTCACCAGTCACGTTTCCCCGATTCTACAGGCCAGGGTTGTCGAGACACAAAACACGGTGAAAGCCACCCATGAGTAATAACAAGGTCTAGATGTGGACGtcggcgggggccttggcgggaGCTACTAACAGTGTGGAGTTGTTGGGGCCCCTCATGGTGAAGAGCCTCTCCAGGGCGTGGGCAGCGTAGGTGTGTTCCACCGTGCTCTCTGCCTGCAGGTGGGCCACCAGCAGGGGGACGGCCTGGAGCAGCTGCTCCttggggagctggaggagagcagggggatcAGATTCAATTCAACTTTATTGGTCACGGCTCAGAGGATGAGTCCAGAGACGACGAAATGCCGTGTGAGCAGAagtgcagagggagggaggaagccgagtgagagagtgagtgaggaggTCAGCTACAGATAAAGAGGTTTCATATTCACCCCGGGGGGTGGTGGTGCCGTTTGGTTAAAGCACGAGTACCTGACTTCTGAAGATCATGACGTACTTGATGGCGTCCGCCTTCAACACCGGGAACTCATTCACTGGAGGGAGACACGAGTGGCTGTTGGGTTAGGGAGTCCGGGGGCAGGAGGAAAGCAATCAGccgttcaacacacacacacgtttcaggTGACCGTGCGTGCCCTTACCGTTGGGGGACTTCAGGTCGGTGAGGATGTGGTTCACAAAGAATTCGGTGAGATTCACCAACTCATTCGCTTGTGTAATGCCgtgctgaaaaaaaagaaatggcaTACGATGAATtatgaatcccccccccctcccataacACAAACCTCTGTACATAGCCTCTGTTTACCACCCCCTTCCTACCTTCTGCGTCTGGGCCTTGGAGGCCAGAGAGGTGACGAGGTAGATGGCCGCGTCTTTGTGCTTCCAGTTGGCCCCGGGGCTCTTGGCGTACTCTCCCAGCATGGAGTTGACGTAGCCCGAGAAGATGGCCGTGACGGGGCCCTCGAAGAACTTGCACAGGCCTCGCACCAGGTCACACGCCGCCCGGCGCCGGGTGTCGATGTCTGCGGAGGACGGAGGAGCGCGTTACTGGGCCACGCCCTGCACAGCAGGGGCCGAAGACTGGAACGACACGGCTGGAACACGACGGGGGCGAGGACAAGTGGAGGCCAAGTCAAGGAGGACGTACCTGATCCTTCTAGATCCCTCCGGATGTACTCCTCCGAGTTGTCCTCGAAGGCCTCCTCGTCGGCACCTGGGGAAGGATGAGAAGACGCGGTCGGTTGCAGGTGCGCGATCGTCAACTGACATCACGGAAGCTCATGAGTAGGATCAAGAGTTAAGTGTTTTGAAATCACTGGTTTTGCCTCTTTATCGCAATTTAATTCATTCCTTGAAGAAGATTCAGACTCACTTCTGAACTCCATGTTGGGCACAATGACCTTCTCACAGATGCTGGTAAGTGTGTTCTGGTCTTCAAAAAGATG
Above is a genomic segment from Hypomesus transpacificus isolate Combined female chromosome 16, fHypTra1, whole genome shotgun sequence containing:
- the cse1l gene encoding exportin-2, with the protein product MELNDINLQTLTEFLRKTLDPDPAVRRPAEKFLESVEGSQNYPILLLTLLEKSQDNVIRVCAAVTFKNYIKRNWRIVEDEPNKISDPDRTTIKANIVNLMLSSPEQIQKQLSDAISIIGREDFPQKWPDLLTEMVTRFQSGDFHIINGVLRTAHSLFKRYRHEFKSNELWLEIKLVLDTFALPLTELFKATIELCQTHATDINALKVLFSSLTLISKLFYSLNFQDLPEFFEDNMETWMSNFHNLLTLDNKLLQTEDEEEAGLLELLKSQICDNAALYAQKYDEEFQPYLPRFVTAIWNLLVSTGQEVKYDLLVSNAIQFLASVCERPHYKHLFEDQNTLTSICEKVIVPNMEFRSADEEAFEDNSEEYIRRDLEGSDIDTRRRAACDLVRGLCKFFEGPVTAIFSGYVNSMLGEYAKSPGANWKHKDAAIYLVTSLASKAQTQKHGITQANELVNLTEFFVNHILTDLKSPNVNEFPVLKADAIKYVMIFRSQLPKEQLLQAVPLLVAHLQAESTVEHTYAAHALERLFTMRGPNNSTLITAAEMAPFTEQLLNHLFKSLALPGSAENEYIMKAIMRSFSLLQEAIVPYVPTLIGQLTHKLLLVSKNPSKPHFNHYLFESLCLSIRITCKANPATVSSFEEALFPVFTEILQSDVQEFVPYVFQVMSLLLEIHSSSIPESYMALFPHLLQPVLWERTGNIPPLVRLLQAYLEKGGVTIANSAADKIPGLLGVFQKLIASKANDHQGFYLLNSIIEHMPTESITQYRKQIFILLFQRLQSSKTTKFIKSFLVFINLYCVKYGAIALQEIFDSIQPKMFGMVLEKIIIPEVQKVSGPVEKKICAVGITKVLTECPAMMDTEYTKLWTPLLQALIGLFELPEDDSIPDDEHFIDIEDTPGYQTAFSQLAFAGKKEHDPIGEAVSNPKILLAQSLYKLSTACPGRVPSMLSTSLNSEALQYLQGYLQAATVQLV
- the LOC124478712 gene encoding retinol dehydrogenase 10-like, producing MIVLVDLLLMLIDVTISILSAIVQTVIRPRLKCIDGELCLITGAGGALGRLFALEFAKEGAHLVLWDCNADANKQTAKLARELGVKVHTYTVDLARRQNIYETAELVRREVGDVTIVVNNAGVVSGRRLLDCPDELLERTLLVNCHALFWMTKAFLPQMKAKNHGHMVTIASALGLFSTACVEDYCASKFGAVGFHESLTHELQVEGLDGIKTTLVCPYIVDTGMFAGCEIRKELQGLIPPLDPLYTVQQSMNAILGEQHMICIPRLMYLPFVSRALLPWEANVATYRFMGGDKCMMPFIKNMEQRTANGHVKSS